In a single window of the Phaeobacter sp. G2 genome:
- the speB gene encoding agmatinase, whose amino-acid sequence MAEFNQPISGNDLARFSGPSTFMRLPQATSLEGLDVAFLGVPMDIGTSWRSGTRFGPKQIRSESAMLRPYNMATGAAPFDSLNAGDIGDLAINTFSLKESLRIIEESYQAILSGSVIPMAMGGDHSITLPILRAIAAKYGPVALVHVDAHADVNDDMFGERETHGTVFRRAYEEGLIVADKTYQIGIRGTGYGANDFTEAQGWGFQQFPAQELWGRQLHNMGAEIRRDIGARPVYITYDIDSLDPAYAPGTGTPEIGGLTTPQALELIRAMKGLNIVGCDLVEVSPPYDTSGNTALTAANLLYEMMCVLPGVKSR is encoded by the coding sequence ATGGCTGAGTTTAATCAACCGATTAGTGGCAATGATCTGGCGCGGTTTTCCGGGCCAAGCACCTTTATGCGCCTGCCGCAGGCAACCTCGCTCGAAGGTTTGGACGTGGCCTTTCTGGGGGTGCCGATGGATATCGGAACCTCTTGGCGGTCCGGCACCCGTTTTGGCCCCAAACAAATTCGCAGCGAGAGCGCCATGCTGCGTCCCTATAACATGGCCACAGGAGCGGCACCCTTTGACAGCCTGAATGCGGGGGACATTGGCGATCTGGCGATCAATACCTTTTCTCTGAAAGAATCCCTGCGCATCATCGAGGAAAGCTATCAGGCGATCCTGTCGGGCAGTGTGATTCCGATGGCGATGGGCGGCGATCATTCGATCACCCTGCCAATTTTGCGGGCGATTGCCGCCAAATACGGTCCTGTCGCGCTGGTCCATGTGGATGCTCATGCGGATGTGAACGATGATATGTTTGGCGAACGCGAAACCCACGGCACGGTGTTTCGCCGTGCCTATGAGGAAGGCTTGATCGTCGCAGACAAGACCTACCAGATTGGCATTCGTGGCACCGGCTACGGCGCGAATGACTTCACCGAGGCACAGGGCTGGGGCTTTCAACAGTTTCCCGCCCAGGAGCTGTGGGGGCGGCAACTGCACAATATGGGCGCTGAGATTCGCCGCGATATTGGCGCCCGCCCGGTTTATATCACCTATGATATCGACAGTCTGGACCCAGCCTATGCGCCTGGAACCGGCACACCGGAAATCGGCGGCTTGACCACTCCGCAGGCGCTGGAGTTGATCCGCGCCATGAAGGGGTTGAACATCGTAGGCTGTGATCTGGTGGAGGTTTCGCCGCCCTATGACACCTCGGGCAATACAGCCCTGACTGCGGCTAATTTGCTTTACGAGATGATGTGCGTTCTTCCAGGGGTCAAGTCGCGCTAA
- the speB gene encoding agmatinase gives MALEDAKTQVDQAFTREELTGLSFENTFGGALSFARRRYSKDLSVADIAVTGVPFDQAVTNRPGTRLGPRAIREASALQSPDAPYGWGYDPLSELAIVDYGDLAFDYANVAAFPDTLRNHMRGILASDTASVTLGGDHYISFPILKAYAEKYGPISLLQFDAHTDTWPDDDFTRVDHGTMFYKAVKSGIVDPATSVQVGIRTTNEDSLGVNIIDAATVHEIGPVETAARIKTILGDRPCYLSFDIDGLDPAYAPGTGTPVWGGLTSAQAARILREIAGINIKGGDVVEVSPPFDTTGATAIAGAHVAMEIICLLGWNMRENG, from the coding sequence ATGGCACTGGAAGATGCAAAAACACAGGTCGATCAGGCCTTCACGCGCGAGGAGCTGACGGGGCTTAGCTTTGAAAATACCTTTGGCGGGGCGCTGTCTTTTGCGCGTCGTCGTTATAGCAAAGACCTGAGCGTCGCGGATATCGCGGTAACCGGTGTGCCCTTTGATCAGGCCGTCACCAACCGCCCGGGCACTCGTTTGGGGCCACGGGCAATCCGCGAGGCGTCGGCATTGCAAAGCCCGGATGCCCCCTATGGCTGGGGCTATGATCCGCTGAGTGAACTGGCCATTGTCGACTATGGCGATCTGGCCTTTGACTATGCGAATGTGGCGGCTTTCCCGGATACGCTGCGCAATCACATGCGCGGTATTCTTGCGAGCGATACCGCCTCGGTGACGCTGGGCGGAGATCACTACATCAGTTTTCCGATCCTCAAGGCCTATGCCGAGAAATACGGTCCGATCTCGCTGTTGCAGTTTGATGCCCATACGGACACCTGGCCGGATGATGATTTTACCCGCGTCGATCATGGCACCATGTTCTACAAGGCGGTGAAATCAGGCATCGTTGATCCGGCCACCTCGGTGCAGGTGGGCATCCGCACCACCAATGAAGACAGTCTGGGGGTCAATATCATTGATGCGGCAACCGTGCATGAAATTGGCCCGGTTGAAACCGCGGCCCGGATCAAAACCATCCTCGGGGATCGGCCCTGCTACCTCAGCTTTGATATCGACGGCTTGGATCCTGCCTATGCACCGGGCACTGGCACCCCTGTCTGGGGCGGTCTTACCTCTGCGCAGGCGGCTCGCATCTTGCGCGAGATCGCCGGGATCAATATCAAAGGCGGTGACGTGGTGGAGGTCTCGCCTCCGTTTGACACCACCGGGGCGACTGCAATTGCCGGGGCCCATGTTGCAATGGAAATTATCTGCCTCCTGGGCTGGAATATGAGAGAAAATGGCTGA